From Demequina lutea, a single genomic window includes:
- a CDS encoding mannitol dehydrogenase family protein: MRLVHLGLGNFFRAHQAWYTANASNAAEWGIAAFTGRSTKRSRARVAALRSQDGLYTLITRAADGDRFEVVRSIARIHLGDEHAAWLAYLADPQVQVVTTTITEAGYLRGPDGGLDVDRAEVTTDIEALRADAMAPVSTAPAKLVAGFAARRLAGAGPLTVVPCDNLPGNGAAVAQVISDLAERVDPELLRWIRDNVLYATTMVDRITPEPTPEDFAAVEAATGVRDRAAIVTEPFTEWVISGEFAADRPRWEDAGAIFTTDVAPFENRKLWMLNGAHSLLAYAGSIRGHVTVADAMRDPTCLRWLDEWWVASSRHLSLPAAENAAYRAALIERFANPRMQHRLDQIAWDGSLKLPIRVLPTVRNELAAGALTSGVVRPLAAWVCHVRGSGAKMTDARAEDFLPFAGGPLPGAVRLLLRALDPELAENEAVVAAVIAEARDLGQL; this comes from the coding sequence GTGCGCCTCGTCCATCTTGGGTTGGGCAACTTCTTCCGGGCACATCAGGCGTGGTATACCGCGAACGCCTCGAACGCGGCCGAGTGGGGCATCGCCGCCTTCACCGGTCGCTCGACGAAGCGGTCGCGTGCGAGAGTGGCTGCACTCAGGTCGCAGGATGGGCTCTACACGCTGATCACTCGCGCCGCTGACGGGGACCGTTTTGAGGTCGTGCGCAGCATCGCCCGGATCCACCTTGGGGACGAACACGCGGCCTGGCTCGCCTACCTCGCGGATCCGCAGGTTCAGGTCGTCACCACCACTATCACCGAGGCAGGGTACCTGCGTGGCCCCGACGGCGGCCTCGACGTCGACCGGGCCGAGGTCACCACCGATATCGAGGCGTTGCGCGCCGATGCGATGGCCCCCGTCAGTACCGCTCCTGCCAAGCTGGTCGCTGGCTTCGCGGCGCGGCGGCTGGCCGGCGCCGGCCCCCTCACCGTGGTTCCCTGCGACAACCTCCCCGGAAACGGCGCGGCCGTCGCCCAAGTGATTTCCGATCTTGCCGAGCGGGTCGACCCGGAGCTGCTCCGTTGGATTCGGGACAATGTCCTCTACGCCACCACCATGGTGGACCGAATCACCCCTGAGCCCACCCCTGAGGACTTCGCCGCCGTCGAGGCCGCGACCGGCGTCCGTGACCGTGCGGCTATCGTCACCGAGCCGTTCACGGAATGGGTGATCAGCGGTGAATTCGCCGCCGACCGCCCGCGTTGGGAGGACGCCGGCGCGATCTTCACCACCGACGTCGCACCGTTCGAGAACCGCAAGCTTTGGATGCTCAACGGCGCCCACTCTCTGCTCGCCTATGCGGGTTCCATCCGGGGACACGTGACTGTGGCCGATGCCATGCGCGACCCGACGTGCCTTCGCTGGCTCGACGAGTGGTGGGTCGCCTCGTCACGACACCTGAGCCTGCCCGCCGCCGAGAACGCTGCCTACCGCGCGGCACTCATCGAGCGCTTCGCCAACCCGCGTATGCAGCACAGGCTCGACCAAATCGCGTGGGATGGCTCATTGAAGCTGCCGATTCGCGTCTTGCCCACGGTCCGCAATGAGCTCGCGGCTGGGGCGCTGACAAGCGGTGTTGTTCGACCCCTCGCCGCGTGGGTGTGCCACGTGCGTGGCAGCGGGGCCAAGATGACGGATGCGCGCGCCGAGGATTTCCTACCGTTCGCCGGTGGACCGCTGCCCGGGGCCGTGCGTCTCCTACTCCGGGCCCTCGACCCGGAGCTCGCCGAGAACGAGGCTGTGGTCGCGGCAGTCATCGCCGAGGCCCGCGATCTAGGACAGCTTTAG
- the uxaC gene encoding glucuronate isomerase — protein sequence MTVNLHQPASLVLHPDRLLPTDPRVRDIARRLYDAVRDLPIISPHGHVNPRMLLDNVPFRDPAELFVTPDHYVTRLLHASGVPLEALGVGQGPLSETAARAAWRLLCEHWDLYRGTPVRYWLESELVEIFGVTVRPSAATADAIYDHLAERLSQDEYKPRALFDRFKISALATTDDPCDDLAVHGALVADPTWSGRVIPTFRPDRYLEASEAGWPTLVARLGQVSGEDTSNYAGWVKAMEARRQYFISHGATSADHAHTDCGTEPLQPSEAERIYHAAVAGTATLIEAVALRRHMLLEMARMSTEDGLTMTIHAGVRRDHHQPSAARFGPDTGHDIPLRGDFTDPLRPLLERYGTHPNLKLVLFTLDESTFSRELAPLAGFYPSVYVGQPWWFLDAPDAIRRWRSAITETVGFSRTSGFIDDTRAFCTIPVRHDMSRRLDSGYLATLVAEHRLDEDEALETAVDIVTRLPQEVFKL from the coding sequence ATGACAGTCAATCTCCACCAGCCAGCCTCGCTCGTGCTACACCCTGACCGGCTCCTGCCCACGGACCCTCGCGTCCGCGACATTGCCCGTCGGCTCTACGACGCGGTGCGGGATCTCCCGATCATCTCTCCGCACGGCCACGTCAATCCCCGAATGCTCCTGGACAACGTGCCGTTCCGTGATCCGGCGGAACTCTTCGTCACCCCGGACCATTACGTGACCCGGCTACTGCACGCCTCCGGTGTGCCGCTCGAGGCGCTCGGCGTCGGGCAGGGCCCGTTGTCGGAGACCGCGGCGCGCGCCGCATGGCGGTTGCTTTGCGAACACTGGGATCTCTACCGAGGCACGCCGGTGCGGTACTGGCTGGAGTCCGAGCTCGTCGAGATCTTCGGAGTCACCGTGCGGCCCTCGGCCGCGACGGCCGACGCCATCTACGACCACCTCGCCGAGCGGCTGAGTCAGGACGAGTACAAGCCGCGGGCGCTTTTCGACCGCTTCAAGATCTCAGCGCTCGCGACGACCGATGACCCGTGCGACGACCTGGCCGTGCACGGCGCGCTGGTGGCTGATCCGACATGGTCCGGGCGCGTCATACCCACGTTCCGTCCCGATCGCTATCTCGAGGCGTCCGAGGCTGGTTGGCCCACCCTTGTGGCTCGGTTGGGCCAGGTATCCGGCGAAGACACAAGCAACTACGCCGGCTGGGTCAAGGCAATGGAGGCACGCCGCCAGTACTTCATCTCTCACGGCGCCACGTCTGCGGACCACGCGCACACCGACTGCGGGACCGAGCCGCTCCAGCCCTCCGAAGCGGAACGGATCTACCACGCCGCCGTGGCCGGTACTGCGACTCTCATCGAGGCTGTGGCCCTTCGTCGACACATGTTGCTTGAGATGGCGCGGATGTCGACCGAGGACGGCCTGACCATGACCATCCATGCAGGTGTGCGACGCGATCATCACCAGCCGTCCGCCGCGAGGTTTGGACCGGACACCGGCCACGACATCCCGCTGCGCGGTGACTTCACCGACCCGCTGCGGCCCCTTCTTGAGCGGTATGGAACGCACCCGAACCTGAAGCTGGTGCTCTTCACGCTCGACGAGTCGACCTTCTCTCGTGAGCTTGCGCCTCTGGCCGGTTTCTACCCGTCGGTCTACGTAGGGCAGCCCTGGTGGTTCCTCGATGCTCCAGACGCGATCCGAAGGTGGCGATCGGCGATCACCGAGACCGTTGGTTTTAGCCGCACGTCAGGCTTCATCGATGACACCCGCGCGTTCTGCACGATCCCGGTGAGGCACGACATGTCTCGTCGACTCGACAGCGGGTACCTCGCCACACTCGTCGCTGAGCACCGTCTCGACGAAGACGAGGCCTTGGAAACGGCGGTCGACATTGTGACGCGTCTCCCGCAGGAGGTCTTCAAACTGTGA
- a CDS encoding UxaA family hydrolase codes for MTPSEKEQRVVNLTDGSPVVPLAECALLLRTDDDVAVTTRELKAGTRVLTAAGELVLPGDVPRGHKLAVRDVPAGSALHKYGQSIGLATTHIAAGAHVHTHNLGMDDSNRAYEFSTAQATLPAQSAPARTFQGYQRANGRFGTRNFIGVLTSVNCSASSAKMIAEQFRGMALDAFPNVDGVVALTHQSGCGLVTGSVGANTLVRTLRGYAQHPNFGGLVVLGLGCEMVPVQSLVEGLDVPTDTILKTLTIQDTGGVRATVRAGVDLIREMLPVLDARRRTPAPISEIVLGLNCGGSDGYSGITANPALGYASDRLVADGGTSILAETPEVFGAEHLLTRRAVSEDVGRKLLERIDWWKNYAQTGGGSLDNNPSPGNKAGGLTTILEKSLGAVAKAGQADLSAVYEYAEPVTERGLVFMDTPGYDPVSVTGIVAGGATVVCFTTGRGSVLGCRPTPSIKLATNTEMYERMAEDMDINCGRIVDGTAGLTEVGDEIFERIIAVASGERTVSEELDLGQDEFVPWQFGTVT; via the coding sequence ATGACTCCCTCAGAGAAAGAACAACGCGTCGTGAACCTGACCGATGGATCCCCAGTGGTCCCGCTGGCTGAGTGCGCCCTCCTCCTGCGGACCGACGACGACGTCGCCGTCACCACCCGCGAGCTGAAGGCAGGCACCCGGGTGCTCACTGCGGCGGGCGAGCTTGTGCTCCCTGGCGACGTGCCACGCGGCCACAAACTAGCCGTCCGCGACGTGCCCGCCGGCTCGGCCCTGCACAAATACGGACAGTCCATAGGCCTCGCAACCACGCACATCGCGGCAGGCGCTCACGTGCACACCCACAACCTCGGCATGGACGACAGCAACCGGGCCTACGAGTTCAGTACGGCACAGGCAACGTTGCCGGCCCAGTCCGCGCCTGCGCGCACTTTCCAGGGCTACCAACGGGCGAATGGTCGGTTCGGTACCCGCAACTTCATCGGCGTGCTGACCTCGGTGAACTGCTCGGCGTCGTCGGCCAAGATGATCGCCGAGCAGTTCCGCGGGATGGCACTTGACGCGTTCCCGAACGTCGACGGCGTAGTGGCACTCACCCATCAAAGTGGATGCGGGCTCGTGACGGGCAGCGTCGGTGCCAACACGCTGGTTCGCACCCTGCGTGGATACGCACAGCACCCCAACTTCGGCGGCCTTGTGGTGCTGGGGCTGGGCTGCGAGATGGTGCCCGTGCAGTCGCTGGTCGAGGGTCTGGACGTGCCCACCGACACGATCCTCAAGACGCTCACGATCCAGGACACCGGCGGGGTGCGCGCCACCGTGCGAGCAGGAGTCGACCTCATCCGCGAGATGCTTCCCGTGCTGGACGCCCGCCGTCGCACCCCTGCCCCCATCAGCGAAATCGTGCTCGGTTTGAACTGTGGGGGATCCGATGGCTACTCCGGTATCACCGCGAACCCCGCGCTCGGTTATGCCTCGGACCGGTTGGTCGCCGACGGCGGGACGTCGATCCTGGCCGAGACGCCCGAGGTCTTCGGCGCCGAGCACCTGCTCACCCGACGAGCCGTCTCCGAGGACGTGGGACGGAAGCTGCTCGAGCGGATCGACTGGTGGAAGAATTATGCGCAGACCGGTGGCGGGAGCCTGGACAACAACCCGTCACCCGGCAACAAGGCCGGAGGGTTGACCACGATCCTGGAGAAGTCGCTGGGCGCAGTGGCGAAGGCGGGGCAGGCCGATCTGTCCGCAGTTTACGAGTATGCGGAGCCGGTCACGGAGCGCGGTTTGGTGTTCATGGACACCCCTGGCTACGACCCCGTCTCCGTCACGGGGATCGTCGCCGGCGGGGCCACCGTCGTCTGCTTCACGACCGGTCGAGGGTCGGTCCTTGGATGTAGGCCGACCCCGTCCATCAAACTGGCAACGAATACCGAGATGTACGAGCGCATGGCCGAAGACATGGACATCAACTGTGGTCGGATCGTCGACGGAACTGCGGGCCTCACGGAGGTGGGCGACGAGATCTTCGAACGAATCATCGCCGTCGCCTCGGGAGAGCGCACCGTCAGCGAGGAACTTGACCTTGGCCAGGACGAGTTCGTCCCTTGGCAGTTCGGCACGGTGACCTGA